The DNA region CTGGTCGACGCGTACGGCTGGCGCGCGGTGTTCCTGCTCGGCGTCCCGCCGACCCTCGCCATCGCCCTGCTCTGCCTCGCGGTGCCGTACGAGGAGGCCGCGCCGGGCCGCTCCGGCCACGGCCGGGCCGGCAACCCTGCATCAGCTTCGCCCGGGTGGGGTTCCCGCCGGCGAAGCCAGGCAGCGCGCCTCAAGCGCGGCACCCCGCCCCCGGCGGGCCCGGCGGGCCCGTCCCGTCCCGCCCTCGCCGCCCTCCGTGCCCTCGACCTGCCCGGCGCCGCCCTGCTCGGCCTCGCGCTCGCCGCCCTCGTCCAGGGGCTCGTCCACGGGCCCGCCGCCGGCGCCCTGCCCGCGCTCGCCGTCGCCGTCACGGCCGGCATCGCCTTCTTCCGCCACGAGCGGCGCGCGCCGGAGCCGCTGGTGCCGCCCGGGATGCTGCGGCGGGGACCGGTCGCCGCCGGGCTCGGGGCGCTGCTCGCGGTGTCGGCGGCGCTCTCGGGGACGCTGTTCACCGCCACGTACCTCTTCCAGGACACCCTCGGCCTCGGACCGCTGCCGACCGCCCTGCGGATGGTGCCGCTCGCCCTCCTGATGATCGTCGGCGCGCCGGTCAGCGCCGTCCTCGCCAAGCGGTACGGGGCGCGGCGCACCGCCACCACCGGGGCCGGGCTGCTCGCCGCCGGGGTGCTGCTGCTCGCCCGGCCCGAGGTCACCGGCAACGCGCTCGCCACCGGCGCCTGCGCGGCCCTGATCGGCGCCGGGTTCGGGGCCGTGATGGTGACGGCCACCTCCGTGGTCGTGCACCGGGCCGCCGAGGAACACGCCGGGGTGGCCGGCGGGCTCCAGCAGACCGCGATGAACACCGGCCCCGTCCTCGGTGTCGCCCTCGCGAGCGTGCTCCTGCCGTCCGGCACCGCCCTGCCCGCCCTCGCCGCGGCCGCCGCGCTCGCCGTCCCCGCCGCCCTCGCCCTGCCGGGGCCCGACCGGCCCGCGGGTGAGCCCGCCGGACCCGCCGGCGAGCCCGCCGGACACGCCAGCGGGCCCGCCACAACAGGCTCCGCCGCCGCCCCGAACGTACGATCATGAGATGCCCTCCGGTGGTCACCGCCTTCCCGGCACGACGGGGACGCGCACCCAGTTCAACCTCGGTCTCGCGCTGCCCTTCCTGGCCCTCGTCCTGGTCGTCGTCGCCGACCTGATCACCGCCGAGACGCAGCACTTCGACCGCCTGCTCGTGATCGGTCCGGCGCTCGCCGCCATCACCTGGAACGTCCGCGGCACCCTCGTCGTCGGAATCCTCGCCATGGTGCTCCGGCTCGTCCTGGCCGTGGTCCAGGGCGATCCGTCCACCGACACCGTCTCCGCCGAACTCGTCCTGGCGGCCGTCATCGCCGCGTCCGTCTGGGTGAGCCAGGTCCGCACCCGCTACGAACGCGACCTGAGCGAGGTGACCGCCGTCGCCGAAGTGGTCCAGCGGGTGCTGCTGCGCCCGCTGCCCCCGCGCCTCGGCCGGGTCGAACTCCACCTCCTCTACGTCTCCGCCGCCGCCAAGGCCCGCATCGGCGGCGATTTCTACGAGGCCGTACGGGTCCCCGGCGGCGTCCGCGTCATGCTCGGCGACGTCCAGGGCAAGGGCCTCGGCGCCGTCGAGACCGCCTCCGTGCTGCTCGGCTCCTACCGCGCCTCCGTCACCGACGCGCCCGACCTGGCCGCCCTCGCCGACCGCCTCGAAACGGGCCTGCAGCAGTACGGTGCCTGGGATCCCGACTCCGACGCCGCCGAACGCTTCGCCACCGTCCTGCTCCTCGAACTCCCCGACGACAGCGACGTCGTCCGGCTTGTCAGCTGCGGCCACCCCGCGCCGCTGCTCCAGCACGCCGGCCGGGTCCGGCCGGTGGCCTTCACCGACCCGTCGCTGCCCCTCAACCTCGCCGGTCTGTACGCCTCGCGGCATGTCGTCGAGGAGGTCCCCTTCGGGCCCGGCGACCGGCTGCTGCTTTTCACCGACGGGGTGAGCGAGACCCGCGACCGGGCGGGCGAGTTCTATCCGCTGCGCGCCCGCCTCGGCGGCTGGACCGACGAGCCCGCCGACCAGGTCCTGCCGCTGCTCCACCAGGACCTCACCGACTACGGCGTGGCCGGCCTCGACGACGACGTGGCCGCGCTGCTCCTCGTACGCCCGCCGGAACCGGCCGCCGTGTCCGCGCCGACCCGGCCCGGTGCCCTGCCGTAACGGGCCCGGGGCATTTCAAACGTGCGAAACCGGGCAGCCGGTGTCGCTCCTGCCCCGGTTG from Streptomyces fradiae includes:
- a CDS encoding MFS transporter, yielding MSPRRHVAFACSVIGAGVVALDGTVLTIAQPVLQRDLGADTGQVQWTSTGYLVAVASLLVFAGRLGDRYGHRRLFVVGCLGFAGASAGIAAAPGIGWVVALRVLQGVAGALLQPATLGMLRAVYPPDRLGMPVAVRTSVIGLAAAAGPLIGGALVDAYGWRAVFLLGVPPTLAIALLCLAVPYEEAAPGRSGHGRAGNPASASPGWGSRRRSQAARLKRGTPPPAGPAGPSRPALAALRALDLPGAALLGLALAALVQGLVHGPAAGALPALAVAVTAGIAFFRHERRAPEPLVPPGMLRRGPVAAGLGALLAVSAALSGTLFTATYLFQDTLGLGPLPTALRMVPLALLMIVGAPVSAVLAKRYGARRTATTGAGLLAAGVLLLARPEVTGNALATGACAALIGAGFGAVMVTATSVVVHRAAEEHAGVAGGLQQTAMNTGPVLGVALASVLLPSGTALPALAAAAALAVPAALALPGPDRPAGEPAGPAGEPAGHASGPATTGSAAAPNVRS
- a CDS encoding PP2C family protein-serine/threonine phosphatase; translated protein: MPSGGHRLPGTTGTRTQFNLGLALPFLALVLVVVADLITAETQHFDRLLVIGPALAAITWNVRGTLVVGILAMVLRLVLAVVQGDPSTDTVSAELVLAAVIAASVWVSQVRTRYERDLSEVTAVAEVVQRVLLRPLPPRLGRVELHLLYVSAAAKARIGGDFYEAVRVPGGVRVMLGDVQGKGLGAVETASVLLGSYRASVTDAPDLAALADRLETGLQQYGAWDPDSDAAERFATVLLLELPDDSDVVRLVSCGHPAPLLQHAGRVRPVAFTDPSLPLNLAGLYASRHVVEEVPFGPGDRLLLFTDGVSETRDRAGEFYPLRARLGGWTDEPADQVLPLLHQDLTDYGVAGLDDDVAALLLVRPPEPAAVSAPTRPGALP